A window from Mycobacterium saskatchewanense encodes these proteins:
- a CDS encoding acyl-CoA dehydrogenase family protein produces the protein MFEWSDTDLMVRDSVRQFVDREIRPHLDELETGALSPYPIARKLFSQFGLDAMAAEAVKKMLDRERSGNRETDGDGGGFGGGGQASMMAVLVSEIARVSIGLLSTASVSLGLGAATIMSRGTLAQKERWLPDLMTLKKIAAWAITEPDSGSDAFGGMKTTVRRDGEDYILNGQKTFITNGPCADVLVVYAKLDDGDPSVDRRNRPVLIFVLDSGMPGLTQGKPFKKMGMMSSPTGELFFDNVRLTPDRLLGGNERHASGDGRESARDNFAAERIGIAMMALGIIDECHRLCVDYAKTRTLWGKNIGQFQLIQLKLAKMEIARMNVQNMVFQTIERQRAGKPLTLAEASAIKLYSSEAATDVAMDAVQLFGGNGYMTEYRVEQLARDAKSLMIYAGSNEVQVTHIAKGLLS, from the coding sequence ATGTTCGAATGGTCCGACACCGACCTGATGGTGCGGGACTCGGTTCGTCAGTTCGTTGACAGGGAGATCCGACCGCACCTCGACGAGCTGGAAACCGGCGCCCTGTCGCCCTACCCGATCGCCCGGAAGCTGTTCAGCCAATTCGGCCTCGACGCCATGGCCGCCGAGGCGGTCAAGAAGATGCTGGACCGGGAGCGTTCGGGTAACCGCGAAACCGACGGCGACGGGGGCGGTTTCGGTGGCGGTGGCCAGGCGTCGATGATGGCGGTCCTGGTCTCCGAGATCGCCCGCGTCAGCATCGGATTGCTGAGCACCGCGTCGGTCAGCCTCGGGTTGGGCGCGGCGACCATCATGAGCCGCGGCACGCTGGCACAGAAGGAGCGCTGGCTGCCCGACCTGATGACCCTCAAAAAGATTGCGGCATGGGCGATCACCGAGCCGGACTCCGGGTCGGACGCCTTCGGCGGCATGAAGACCACGGTCCGGCGCGACGGTGAGGACTACATTCTCAACGGCCAGAAGACGTTCATCACGAACGGGCCCTGCGCCGACGTGCTGGTGGTGTACGCCAAGCTCGACGACGGTGACCCCTCGGTGGACCGGCGCAACCGACCGGTGCTGATCTTCGTGCTCGACTCCGGCATGCCTGGCCTGACGCAGGGCAAGCCGTTCAAGAAGATGGGCATGATGTCCTCGCCGACGGGCGAGCTGTTCTTCGACAACGTGCGGCTGACCCCCGACCGGCTGCTGGGCGGGAACGAGCGCCACGCCAGCGGGGATGGCAGAGAGAGCGCCCGGGACAACTTCGCCGCCGAACGCATCGGCATCGCGATGATGGCGCTGGGCATCATCGACGAATGCCACCGGCTCTGTGTGGATTACGCCAAGACGCGCACCCTGTGGGGCAAGAACATCGGGCAGTTCCAGCTGATCCAGCTGAAGCTGGCCAAGATGGAGATCGCCCGAATGAATGTGCAGAACATGGTCTTTCAGACGATCGAGCGGCAACGGGCAGGCAAACCGCTCACGCTGGCGGAAGCGTCGGCGATCAAGCTCTATTCGTCCGAGGCCGCGACCGACGTGGCGATGGACGCGGTCCAGCTCTTCGGCGGCAACGGGTACATGACCGAGTATCGCGTCGAACAACTGGCCCGCGACGCGAAGTCATTGATGATCTATGCCGGCAGCAACGAGGTCCAGGTGACCCACATCGCGAAGGGGCTGTTGAGCTAG
- the truB gene encoding tRNA pseudouridine(55) synthase TruB, whose product MSSAPPGAGPVAGLVVVDKPAGMTSHDVVARCRRIFGTRKVGHAGTLDPMATGVLVVGVERATKILGLLTASAKSYAATIRLGQSTSTEDAEGEVLQTVSARHLTSEDIAAAVAGLRGDIEQVPSAVSAIKIGGRRAYRLAREGQDVELKARPVRIDRFDVLDVRSHGELVDVDVEVDCSSGTYIRALARDVGAALGVGGHLTALRRTRVGRFVLDEARSLEELSERPRLTHTLDEACLLMFPRRDLTGEEAEAVGHGRPLSPAGIDGIYAAADADGRVIALLRDEGAGTRSVVVVRPATMRNGTF is encoded by the coding sequence ATGAGTTCCGCGCCGCCGGGCGCCGGACCGGTCGCCGGACTGGTCGTGGTCGACAAACCGGCCGGCATGACCAGTCACGACGTGGTCGCGCGGTGCCGTCGCATCTTCGGCACCCGCAAGGTGGGCCACGCCGGCACGCTCGACCCGATGGCCACCGGCGTGTTGGTGGTCGGCGTCGAGCGGGCCACCAAGATCCTCGGTTTGCTGACGGCGTCGGCCAAGTCGTATGCCGCCACCATCCGGCTGGGTCAGAGCACGTCCACCGAGGACGCGGAAGGCGAAGTCCTGCAGACCGTTTCGGCCCGGCACTTGACGAGCGAGGACATCGCGGCCGCGGTGGCCGGGCTGCGCGGCGACATCGAGCAGGTGCCGTCGGCGGTGAGCGCCATCAAGATCGGCGGCCGGCGGGCCTATCGGCTGGCGCGCGAGGGTCAGGACGTCGAGCTGAAGGCTCGTCCGGTGCGCATCGACCGGTTCGACGTGCTCGACGTCCGGTCCCACGGCGAGTTGGTCGACGTCGATGTCGAGGTGGACTGTTCGTCCGGAACCTATATTCGCGCGCTGGCCCGCGACGTCGGCGCCGCCCTCGGCGTGGGCGGGCACCTGACCGCCTTGCGGCGCACCCGGGTCGGCCGGTTCGTCCTGGACGAGGCCCGCTCCCTGGAGGAGCTTTCGGAGCGGCCGCGGCTGACCCACACCCTGGACGAGGCGTGCCTGCTGATGTTTCCGCGCCGCGACCTCACGGGCGAGGAGGCCGAGGCCGTTGGCCACGGCCGGCCGCTGTCACCGGCGGGGATCGACGGCATCTATGCCGCCGCCGACGCGGACGGCCGGGTGATCGCACTGCTGCGCGACGAGGGGGCGGGGACCAGGTCGGTGGTGGTGGTCCGCCCGGCGACGATGCGGAACGGGACGTTCTGA
- a CDS encoding lipid-transfer protein, which yields MSSKVYVVGVGMTKFEKPGRREGWDYPDMARESGTNALRDAGIDYRDVQQGYVGYVAGDSTSGQRALYELGMTGIPIVNVNNNCSTGSTALFLAAQAIRGGIVDCAIALGFEKMQPGSLGGGAQDRESPMGRHVKAMAEIDEFAMPVAPWMFGAAGREHMRQYGTTAEHFAKIGYKNHKHSVNNPYAQFQDSYSLDDILAARMISDPLTKLQCSPTSDGSGAAILASEGFVESRGLAGQAVEIVGQAMTTDFASTFDGSAKNLIGYDMNVQAAQRVYDQSGLGPEDFQVIELHDCFSANELLLYEALGLCAPGEAPKLIDNGDTTYGGRWVVNPSGGLISKGHPLGATGLAQCAELTWQLRGTADKRQVEGVTAALQHNIGLGGAAVVTAYQRAER from the coding sequence ATGTCCAGCAAGGTTTACGTCGTCGGTGTCGGGATGACGAAGTTCGAGAAGCCAGGCCGCCGCGAGGGGTGGGACTACCCGGACATGGCGCGGGAATCGGGCACGAATGCCCTGCGGGACGCCGGGATCGACTACCGCGACGTTCAGCAGGGTTACGTCGGCTACGTCGCCGGCGACTCGACATCGGGCCAGCGGGCGCTCTACGAGCTGGGTATGACCGGCATCCCGATCGTCAACGTCAACAACAACTGCTCGACGGGCTCCACGGCGCTCTTCCTCGCGGCCCAGGCCATCCGTGGCGGCATCGTCGACTGCGCCATCGCGCTCGGCTTCGAGAAGATGCAGCCCGGCTCGCTGGGCGGCGGCGCCCAGGACCGCGAGTCGCCGATGGGCCGGCACGTCAAGGCGATGGCCGAGATCGACGAATTCGCGATGCCCGTCGCGCCATGGATGTTCGGCGCCGCCGGCCGCGAGCACATGAGGCAATACGGCACCACCGCGGAGCATTTCGCGAAGATCGGCTACAAGAACCACAAGCACTCGGTCAACAATCCGTACGCGCAGTTCCAGGATTCCTACAGCCTCGACGACATCCTGGCGGCGCGGATGATCTCCGACCCGCTCACCAAGCTGCAGTGCTCGCCCACGTCGGACGGCTCCGGCGCGGCGATCCTGGCCTCCGAAGGCTTCGTCGAAAGCCGCGGGCTGGCCGGCCAGGCGGTCGAGATCGTCGGCCAGGCGATGACGACCGACTTCGCCTCGACCTTCGACGGCAGCGCCAAGAACCTCATCGGCTATGACATGAATGTGCAAGCGGCGCAACGGGTCTACGACCAGTCGGGGCTCGGACCGGAGGACTTCCAGGTCATCGAGCTGCACGACTGCTTCTCGGCCAACGAGCTGTTGCTCTACGAGGCCCTGGGCCTCTGCGCACCGGGCGAGGCGCCCAAGCTGATCGACAACGGCGACACCACCTACGGGGGGCGCTGGGTGGTCAACCCGTCGGGCGGCCTGATCTCCAAGGGCCACCCGCTGGGGGCGACCGGGCTGGCGCAGTGCGCCGAGCTGACCTGGCAGCTGCGCGGCACCGCCGACAAGCGCCAGGTGGAGGGCGTCACCGCCGCGCTGCAGCACAACATCGGGCTGGGCGGCGCCGCCGTCGTCACCGCTTACCAGCGCGCCGAACGCTGA
- the pptT gene encoding 4'-phosphopantetheinyl transferase PptT, with product MTVRPLVSAVLPETLLNSAPDALAYSELYSDPPDLAPLPEEEPLVAKSVAKRRNEFVTVRHCARVALGELGLPPAPILKGDKGEPCWPDGVVGSLTHCTGYRGAVVGRAASVRSVGIDAEPHDVLPNGVLDAITLDEERHEIAALPDGLHWDRILFCAKEATYKAWFPLTKRWLGFEDAHIVFDIDPGGRGTTGAFVSKILIDPEALSGPPLTALRGRWSVDRGLVLTAIVL from the coding sequence ATGACGGTGCGCCCGCTCGTCTCGGCGGTGCTGCCCGAGACCCTGCTCAATTCGGCGCCCGACGCTCTGGCCTATTCGGAGCTGTATTCCGACCCGCCCGACCTGGCGCCGCTGCCCGAGGAGGAGCCGTTGGTCGCCAAGTCGGTCGCTAAGCGGCGCAACGAATTCGTCACCGTGCGGCACTGCGCCCGGGTGGCGCTGGGCGAGCTCGGACTGCCGCCCGCCCCGATCCTCAAGGGCGACAAGGGCGAACCGTGCTGGCCGGACGGCGTGGTCGGCAGCCTCACGCACTGCACGGGTTACCGCGGAGCGGTGGTGGGCCGGGCCGCGTCGGTGCGGTCGGTGGGCATCGACGCCGAACCGCACGACGTGCTGCCGAACGGCGTGCTCGACGCGATCACCCTCGACGAGGAACGCCACGAGATTGCCGCGCTGCCCGACGGGCTGCATTGGGACCGGATCCTGTTCTGCGCCAAGGAGGCAACCTACAAGGCCTGGTTCCCGTTGACGAAGCGCTGGCTGGGTTTCGAGGATGCGCACATCGTTTTCGACATCGATCCGGGCGGGCGGGGCACCACCGGCGCGTTCGTGTCGAAGATACTGATCGATCCGGAGGCGTTGTCCGGTCCGCCGCTGACCGCGCTGCGCGGCCGCTGGTCGGTCGACCGCGGGCTGGTACTCACCGCCATCGTCCTATGA
- a CDS encoding SHOCT domain-containing protein, producing the protein MQATVTPEAASAVADIAQRHGLSRDAVLAMLFALRAGGGTMAQFSIPELGGSGQWMRGGMTMVGDMFDNALKARVDALCNELVQLLATTTVFPPSAAQSSAAFTQAAWWPGDLGVPSATGAQNNVRYAFFPATRRLAIQIDGVTKVFDTGEHQIGGVQQQQGGGYGSVMFTSQLGTFGVAGLRELGAQQVPETPTAAPTPQHQFQHQSGSAPQPAPETPATRPASGASSDPTAVVAAIEALAGLHERGILSDEEFAAKKADLLGRL; encoded by the coding sequence ATGCAGGCAACGGTCACCCCCGAGGCCGCCAGCGCAGTCGCCGACATCGCCCAGCGCCACGGGCTCTCCCGCGACGCCGTCCTGGCTATGCTGTTCGCCCTCCGGGCCGGCGGCGGCACGATGGCGCAGTTCTCCATCCCTGAGCTCGGCGGGTCCGGGCAATGGATGCGGGGCGGGATGACGATGGTCGGCGACATGTTCGACAACGCGCTCAAGGCTCGCGTCGATGCGCTGTGCAACGAGCTGGTTCAGCTGCTGGCCACCACCACGGTGTTTCCCCCGTCCGCCGCGCAGTCCTCGGCCGCCTTCACCCAAGCCGCCTGGTGGCCGGGTGACCTGGGCGTCCCCAGCGCGACCGGCGCCCAGAACAACGTGCGGTACGCGTTCTTCCCGGCCACTCGCCGCCTGGCGATCCAGATCGACGGTGTGACAAAGGTTTTCGATACCGGTGAGCACCAGATCGGCGGGGTGCAGCAGCAACAGGGCGGCGGATACGGCTCGGTGATGTTCACCAGCCAGCTCGGCACCTTCGGCGTGGCCGGTTTGCGTGAGCTCGGCGCGCAGCAGGTCCCGGAAACGCCCACGGCGGCACCCACCCCCCAGCACCAGTTCCAGCACCAATCGGGCTCGGCACCCCAACCCGCGCCGGAGACGCCGGCGACGCGGCCCGCGTCCGGCGCGTCGAGCGATCCCACGGCCGTCGTCGCGGCGATCGAGGCGCTCGCCGGGTTGCACGAGCGCGGCATCCTCTCCGACGAGGAGTTCGCCGCGAAGAAGGCCGACCTGCTCGGCCGGCTGTGA
- the mntR gene encoding manganese-binding transcriptional regulator MntR yields the protein MRADDEPGGLTAVGQDYLKVIWNAQEWSPDGAPQRVSTKMLAEKIGVSASTASESIRKLAEQGLVDHEKYGAVTLTEAGRRAALEMVRRHRLLETFLVNELGYAWDEVHDEAEVLEHAVSDRLVARIDAKLGFPQRDPHGDPIPASDGQVPTPPARQLWACGDGDSATVARISDADPEMLRYLAEVGINLDSKLRVLTRREFAGMMSVAIQSIGGAEATVDLGSPAARAIWVVG from the coding sequence GTGAGGGCTGACGACGAGCCTGGCGGTCTCACCGCGGTCGGCCAGGACTATCTCAAGGTCATCTGGAATGCCCAGGAATGGTCCCCGGACGGGGCCCCGCAGCGAGTCAGCACCAAAATGTTGGCCGAGAAGATCGGGGTGTCGGCCAGCACGGCCTCGGAGTCGATCCGCAAACTCGCCGAGCAGGGCCTCGTCGATCACGAGAAGTACGGCGCGGTGACGTTGACCGAGGCGGGCCGGCGCGCCGCACTGGAGATGGTCCGCCGCCACCGGCTGCTGGAGACCTTTCTGGTCAATGAGCTCGGCTATGCGTGGGACGAGGTGCACGACGAGGCCGAGGTGCTCGAGCATGCCGTGTCGGACCGGCTGGTGGCCCGCATCGACGCCAAGCTGGGGTTCCCCCAGCGTGATCCGCACGGTGACCCGATCCCGGCCTCGGACGGGCAGGTGCCGACACCGCCGGCGCGCCAGCTGTGGGCGTGCGGTGACGGCGACAGCGCGACGGTGGCGCGAATCTCCGACGCCGACCCCGAGATGCTGCGCTACCTCGCCGAGGTGGGCATCAACCTTGACTCCAAGCTGCGGGTCCTGACCCGCCGCGAGTTCGCCGGGATGATGTCGGTGGCCATTCAATCGATCGGGGGCGCGGAGGCGACGGTCGACCTGGGCAGCCCGGCCGCTCGGGCGATCTGGGTGGTGGGCTAG